One genomic segment of uncultured Desulfobacter sp. includes these proteins:
- a CDS encoding transporter substrate-binding domain-containing protein, producing MSKIYEQKKSSKIKRSELKLASVFLNTGPLRKMMIKFLCPAKFISQPTTFFSIIFLFICYAISCFSAPLSTKEREWLKQHDGKITFALETNYAPFAFVDKNGKGIGIATDYLKLIQKKLGFSLQEIQFDSLNNIIESAKKNEVDIVNAVTETANRSDYLLFTKPFIEIPNVIIVRKKNFESLTINKLNKLKISTVKNYAVTEYLFKNYSYLDIDLVPDDLTALLSVSFNRTDCAILDLATASYLIEQKGITNLRVSGDVGYNIKLSIASRKDWPILNQILNKGLATISENEHESIRNKWISINQINLLKNRTFWGIIISITLIFLFCFLVVLIWNRTLKKQVLKRTTQLTSELEERKKVEKALEQSYLQLQTMYNTLPVIVWALDVKGIFTLSEGKDLATIGLEPGQVDGQSMFDVYKNNTRLIDAVKRGLSGEYCETEIEIKDNVFHTAVTPILNDDRTISGIYGLSINVTEKIRLKEMMVQSEKMLSIGGLAAGMAHEINNPLTGMIQSANVMKSRLENIDMQANLNVAIELGISMEDIKSFMEKRGIFRMIDAIQESGLRAAEIVSSMLSFARKSDANISSHQPVQLMDKTLELAATDYDFKSIKIIKEYADNLPLLPCEGAKIQQVLLNILRNGAQAMQEVKTDTPQFIIRIYTEKKSDMVCLEIKDNGPGMDEETCAKVFDPFFTTKPVGIGTGLGLSVSYFIVTENHKGTMEVISELGKGATFIVRLPIKR from the coding sequence GTGTCCAAAATTTATGAGCAAAAAAAATCGTCAAAAATAAAGAGGTCTGAATTAAAATTAGCATCGGTTTTTTTAAATACAGGCCCTTTGAGGAAAATGATGATAAAATTTTTATGTCCGGCGAAATTCATTTCTCAACCCACCACTTTTTTTTCAATAATATTTCTTTTTATCTGTTATGCGATAAGCTGTTTTAGTGCCCCTCTCTCTACCAAGGAAAGAGAATGGCTTAAACAACATGATGGTAAAATAACTTTCGCATTAGAGACCAACTATGCACCATTTGCATTCGTTGATAAAAACGGTAAGGGCATTGGAATAGCAACAGATTATCTCAAATTAATACAAAAAAAATTGGGCTTCAGCCTACAAGAAATACAATTTGATTCTTTAAATAATATCATTGAATCCGCTAAGAAAAATGAGGTAGATATTGTAAATGCAGTCACTGAAACCGCAAACCGATCAGACTATTTGCTCTTCACAAAACCATTTATAGAGATACCAAATGTTATTATTGTAAGAAAGAAGAATTTTGAATCTCTTACCATTAATAAATTAAATAAATTAAAAATATCTACAGTAAAAAATTATGCAGTTACAGAATATTTGTTTAAAAATTATTCCTATCTGGATATAGATCTTGTTCCAGACGACTTAACGGCATTACTGAGCGTTTCTTTCAATCGAACTGATTGCGCAATTTTGGATTTAGCCACGGCTTCCTATCTAATTGAGCAAAAAGGCATTACAAATCTTCGAGTTTCAGGAGATGTTGGCTATAACATTAAACTTTCAATTGCCTCGAGAAAGGATTGGCCTATACTCAATCAGATATTAAACAAAGGATTGGCGACAATCAGTGAGAATGAACACGAATCTATTCGAAACAAATGGATTTCTATCAATCAGATCAATTTACTGAAAAATAGAACTTTTTGGGGTATTATTATCTCAATTACTTTAATTTTTTTGTTTTGTTTTCTGGTAGTATTAATCTGGAATCGAACCTTAAAAAAACAGGTATTGAAGCGCACAACTCAGTTGACATCAGAATTGGAAGAAAGAAAAAAAGTTGAAAAAGCACTGGAACAAAGCTATCTTCAATTGCAAACCATGTATAATACACTTCCGGTCATTGTCTGGGCTTTAGATGTAAAAGGCATTTTTACCTTATCCGAAGGCAAAGACCTTGCAACCATCGGGCTTGAACCCGGACAGGTTGACGGCCAGTCCATGTTTGACGTTTACAAAAACAATACCAGACTGATTGATGCCGTTAAAAGAGGCCTTTCCGGTGAATACTGTGAAACTGAAATTGAAATCAAAGACAATGTTTTTCATACTGCAGTGACACCGATATTAAATGACGACCGGACTATATCTGGAATATATGGATTATCCATCAACGTGACCGAAAAGATACGACTAAAAGAAATGATGGTCCAGAGTGAAAAAATGCTTTCCATAGGCGGACTTGCCGCAGGAATGGCCCATGAGATCAACAATCCGTTGACAGGTATGATTCAGAGTGCGAATGTAATGAAATCTCGACTGGAAAATATTGATATGCAGGCGAATTTAAATGTAGCTATCGAACTTGGTATTTCCATGGAAGATATCAAATCCTTCATGGAAAAAAGAGGTATTTTTCGCATGATTGATGCGATCCAGGAGTCAGGGTTACGTGCAGCTGAAATTGTCAGTAGTATGCTCAGTTTTGCAAGGAAATCAGATGCGAACATTTCATCTCATCAGCCCGTTCAGCTTATGGATAAAACTCTTGAACTGGCTGCTACCGATTATGATTTCAAATCAATTAAAATCATAAAAGAATATGCTGATAATCTGCCTCTGCTGCCTTGTGAAGGTGCAAAAATTCAACAAGTATTACTGAATATACTTCGCAATGGGGCTCAGGCCATGCAGGAAGTAAAAACTGATACACCTCAATTCATCATCAGAATCTATACCGAAAAGAAATCTGACATGGTTTGCTTGGAAATAAAAGATAACGGCCCGGGTATGGATGAAGAAACCTGCGCAAAAGTGTTTGATCCGTTTTTTACGACTAAACCGGTTGGTATCGGTACAGGATTAGGTTTATCTGTTTCCTATTTTATAGTTACTGAAAATCACAAAGGCACAATGGAGGTCATTTCTGAACTAGGTAAAGGAGCGACTTTCATTGTCCGTTTGCCTATCAAACGGTAA
- a CDS encoding SEC-C metal-binding domain-containing protein — MGWFSQLFSNEQIPPEILPGKNDPCWCGSGTKYKKCHLLKDKLYFKEHPIPKKKTPKKNACGPVFG, encoded by the coding sequence ATGGGTTGGTTCAGTCAGCTTTTTAGTAACGAGCAGATACCTCCTGAAATTTTACCGGGGAAAAATGATCCGTGCTGGTGTGGTAGCGGAACGAAATACAAAAAATGTCATCTTTTAAAGGATAAACTTTATTTCAAGGAACACCCTATCCCTAAAAAAAAGACACCTAAAAAAAATGCATGTGGTCCCGTTTTTGGCTGA
- a CDS encoding trimeric intracellular cation channel family protein has protein sequence MTDVLIILFDYLGTFAFAVSGGLAAAEKKLDLFGALFLGFVTAIGGGTTRDMMIGNTPVSWLQDPVYFYIIVVAVSLTFLFTKTILRLSKALFFFDTIGISVFTIIGIQIGVHAGIHPPLAVMMGILTAVMGGIIRDVLCNEIPLIFHKEIYATACLAGGVLFVLFVFLNVPEPFTALIAAGVIFTIRSLSVRKGWGLPRFK, from the coding sequence ATGACAGACGTATTAATCATATTATTTGATTATTTAGGAACATTTGCTTTTGCAGTTTCGGGAGGACTCGCTGCTGCTGAAAAAAAACTTGATTTATTCGGTGCCTTGTTTCTCGGGTTTGTAACGGCTATTGGTGGGGGGACTACGCGTGATATGATGATTGGTAATACCCCTGTTTCATGGCTTCAAGATCCTGTTTATTTTTACATTATTGTCGTTGCTGTTTCGCTTACGTTTTTATTTACCAAAACAATATTACGGCTTTCCAAAGCACTTTTTTTTTTCGATACGATCGGAATCAGTGTGTTTACTATTATTGGTATTCAAATAGGCGTACATGCCGGTATTCATCCGCCACTTGCGGTTATGATGGGTATTTTGACAGCCGTTATGGGCGGAATTATTCGTGATGTGCTTTGTAATGAAATTCCTCTGATTTTTCATAAGGAAATATATGCTACAGCTTGTTTGGCTGGTGGTGTTCTCTTTGTGCTTTTTGTATTCCTGAACGTGCCTGAACCTTTTACTGCTTTAATAGCCGCTGGTGTTATCTTTACAATTCGCTCACTAAGTGTCCGGAAAGGATGGGGATTACCACGGTTTAAGTGA
- a CDS encoding ATP-binding protein, whose translation MERYITKYIKEDLDKKIILLTGPRQTGKTTLSKMLGNNFDYFNYDHVDDRIDLQERSWDRSKPLVIFDELHKLKNWKSWLKGIYDKEGIPPSILVTGSARLDTYKKVGDSLAGRFFQFRLHPLDLKEINTYLKPDDPEIELDKLLLIGGFPEPFLNGTNRFYNRWKKSHLDIILKQDLIDLENVQQITQIETLIQLLKHRVGSPISYSSLAQDLQCSDKTVKRWLTILENMYVLFKVPPFHKNIARAIQKAPKFYFYDTGQVLGEQGVKLENAVACAIQKELHFREDCLGEEGKLYYVKNKDGKEIDFCISKNNTPSLLVEVKWNDNNLSPNFDLFKKFFPEIKMVQVSKKLNREKTFPNGAEIRLASKWLSKLALS comes from the coding sequence ATGGAACGATATATCACAAAATATATTAAAGAAGATTTAGATAAAAAAATCATCCTGCTGACCGGACCACGCCAGACTGGAAAAACAACGCTTTCAAAAATGTTGGGAAATAATTTTGATTATTTCAACTATGATCATGTTGATGATAGAATAGATCTGCAGGAAAGATCTTGGGACAGGTCAAAACCCTTGGTTATCTTTGATGAACTGCATAAACTGAAAAATTGGAAATCATGGCTGAAGGGAATTTATGACAAGGAAGGCATCCCGCCATCAATACTTGTTACGGGTAGCGCCAGGTTAGATACTTATAAAAAAGTGGGTGATTCCCTGGCAGGGCGATTCTTCCAATTCAGGCTACACCCTTTGGATCTTAAAGAAATCAACACTTATTTGAAACCAGATGACCCTGAAATCGAGCTGGACAAACTTTTATTGATTGGCGGCTTTCCTGAACCTTTTTTAAATGGAACAAACCGTTTTTATAACCGTTGGAAAAAATCTCATCTTGATATCATTTTAAAACAAGATCTCATTGACCTTGAGAATGTTCAGCAGATCACTCAGATTGAAACGTTGATTCAATTGTTAAAACACCGGGTGGGAAGCCCTATTTCATATAGTTCTTTGGCCCAGGATCTGCAATGTTCAGACAAAACAGTAAAAAGGTGGTTAACGATACTTGAAAACATGTATGTGCTTTTTAAAGTACCGCCCTTTCATAAAAATATTGCCAGGGCTATTCAAAAAGCGCCTAAATTTTACTTTTATGATACGGGGCAGGTTTTAGGTGAGCAGGGTGTTAAGCTGGAAAATGCCGTAGCATGCGCCATTCAAAAAGAGTTGCATTTCCGGGAGGATTGCCTGGGAGAAGAAGGAAAGCTGTATTATGTGAAAAATAAGGATGGCAAAGAGATTGATTTCTGTATTTCAAAAAACAACACTCCTTCCCTGTTAGTAGAGGTTAAATGGAACGACAATAACTTGAGCCCAAATTTTGATTTATTCAAAAAATTCTTCCCTGAAATAAAAATGGTCCAAGTTTCTAAAAAACTTAACAGGGAAAAGACTTTTCCAAATGGGGCAGAAATCAGGCTTGCATCAAAATGGTTGTCAAAATTAGCCTTATCCTGA
- a CDS encoding ADP-ribosylglycohydrolase family protein codes for MKDNARAMVKASLAADSLALGVHWIYDAETIKSDHGVVDQLMAPGLDTYHPTKKKGDFTHYGDQTLVLLKSVANSGSFDLNDFFEQWKAFFENYNGYFDSATKTTLKNIVKKKGPFDCGSLSNDIAGAARIPPLILSLYNHPDQLIEAARTQTQMTHKDTNTVDAAVFFSLLVVECLKGTPPSEAMKSLSQDRFSDSPISMWTQQGLDAADQESVPAIIRFGQSCSILDAFPGIVQVITRHEHDLSGAVIQSVMAGGDNAARAAMVAMVLAAYRGLDDKTREWAEGLNQKETISACLEKIV; via the coding sequence ATGAAAGACAATGCACGGGCCATGGTCAAAGCATCCCTGGCAGCAGATTCTCTGGCACTTGGGGTCCACTGGATTTATGATGCAGAAACAATCAAATCAGATCACGGCGTTGTAGATCAATTAATGGCACCCGGTCTGGACACTTACCATCCCACCAAAAAAAAAGGTGATTTCACCCATTATGGGGATCAAACCCTGGTTCTGCTCAAATCCGTAGCAAATTCAGGCAGCTTTGATCTCAATGATTTTTTTGAGCAGTGGAAGGCGTTTTTTGAAAACTACAACGGATATTTTGATTCAGCGACAAAAACCACATTAAAAAATATCGTCAAAAAAAAAGGGCCCTTTGACTGTGGTTCCCTGTCCAATGATATTGCCGGGGCAGCAAGAATACCTCCGTTGATTTTAAGCCTGTACAATCATCCTGATCAATTGATTGAAGCAGCCAGGACCCAGACTCAAATGACCCACAAAGATACAAATACCGTTGACGCTGCGGTTTTCTTTTCACTGCTGGTCGTGGAATGCCTCAAGGGGACACCGCCTTCTGAAGCCATGAAAAGCCTTTCCCAAGATCGTTTTTCGGATTCTCCGATTTCAATGTGGACTCAACAAGGGTTGGACGCGGCTGATCAGGAAAGCGTTCCGGCGATTATCCGGTTCGGTCAGTCCTGTTCGATCCTTGACGCCTTTCCCGGCATCGTTCAGGTCATTACCAGACATGAGCACGATCTCTCTGGCGCTGTCATTCAATCGGTCATGGCCGGCGGGGACAACGCCGCCCGGGCCGCGATGGTGGCCATGGTGCTGGCCGCTTACAGAGGGCTGGATGACAAAACCCGGGAGTGGGCAGAAGGATTGAACCAGAAAGAGACCATCAGCGCCTGCCTGGAAAAAATCGTTTAG
- a CDS encoding tetratricopeptide repeat protein — protein sequence MKNAAKYDLEQIFQKSYISHKAGRFSEAEKGYSEILEKKPEWGQPMSALGILYLDRNRPEKAKPLFEKAAGLNPPDLSACYQLGRLKQMENDHQSAIPLYQKMLEQQPEAGLVWNNLGVAYRETGKPDDAMTSFRAAVRFAPAMAEAWNNLGVALDEQGQGEQALNAYQKAIDIQPDYVSPHLNIGIMLQKRERFKEAETHYRKVLESQPQNEIAQFMLQSIVGGDTPPDAAPVAHVRSIFNQCAENFEAILVEELEYKTPELLFNMVRPYLSENMEILDLGCGTGLGAVLYQPFAKSLTGVDVSEKMLEKAAEKKIYSCLEVFDILQPWAFPVKFDLIYSSDVFVYFGDLDQIIKSAATSLAPGGKIAFSVERLEDDTNDYQLYPSGRYAHSRGYIQTCLNRHGLKPQELAGTDIRKQSGNPVKGFLVVAEK from the coding sequence ATGAAAAACGCAGCAAAATACGATTTAGAACAGATTTTTCAAAAATCATACATCAGTCACAAGGCGGGCAGGTTTTCCGAGGCAGAAAAAGGCTACAGTGAAATTTTGGAGAAAAAACCGGAATGGGGGCAGCCGATGAGTGCGCTCGGGATTCTGTACCTGGACCGGAACCGGCCGGAAAAAGCCAAACCTTTATTTGAAAAAGCAGCCGGTCTCAACCCACCGGATTTGTCTGCATGTTATCAATTAGGCCGGTTGAAACAGATGGAAAATGATCATCAGAGTGCCATTCCTTTATATCAGAAGATGCTTGAACAGCAACCGGAGGCCGGCCTGGTGTGGAATAATTTGGGCGTGGCTTACCGGGAAACCGGAAAACCGGATGATGCAATGACAAGTTTCCGGGCGGCCGTCCGGTTTGCGCCTGCAATGGCCGAGGCATGGAACAATTTGGGTGTGGCTTTGGATGAGCAAGGTCAGGGAGAGCAGGCGTTAAACGCATACCAAAAGGCTATTGACATTCAGCCGGATTATGTCTCGCCTCACTTGAATATCGGAATCATGCTTCAAAAACGCGAACGGTTCAAAGAAGCTGAAACACATTATCGGAAGGTGCTTGAAAGCCAACCGCAAAATGAAATTGCACAATTCATGCTCCAGAGCATCGTCGGGGGGGATACCCCTCCTGATGCAGCACCCGTGGCGCATGTTCGCAGTATTTTTAACCAGTGTGCTGAAAATTTTGAGGCCATTCTGGTTGAAGAACTGGAATACAAAACCCCTGAACTTCTGTTTAATATGGTACGTCCCTATTTGTCCGAAAATATGGAGATTCTTGATCTTGGCTGCGGCACAGGTCTGGGTGCCGTGTTATACCAGCCGTTTGCAAAAAGTCTGACCGGCGTTGATGTATCAGAAAAGATGCTTGAAAAAGCGGCTGAAAAGAAAATTTACAGCTGCCTGGAGGTATTTGATATCCTGCAGCCGTGGGCATTTCCCGTAAAATTTGACCTGATCTACAGCTCTGATGTCTTTGTCTATTTTGGAGATTTGGATCAAATTATCAAATCGGCTGCAACATCCCTTGCTCCGGGTGGAAAAATTGCATTCTCAGTGGAAAGACTCGAAGACGATACAAACGATTATCAGCTTTACCCCAGCGGCCGATATGCACATTCCAGAGGATATATTCAGACCTGCCTGAACCGGCATGGATTGAAACCACAGGAATTGGCCGGCACGGATATCCGGAAGCAATCGGGAAATCCGGTCAAGGGATTCCTGGTTGTGGCAGAAAAGTAA
- a CDS encoding AI-2E family transporter: MNQDLIHPLFLLSLVFFISAVFLVMIKSFLMAILLAGIFSALTYPLYERLNKWLKGRQAAASGITIMIIILIVLLPLSGLLGIVTSQAIKVGQAATPWVQKQLSSPLAISQWLEDLPFYEQVEPYRETIYIKAGELVGAASQFFVNGLQTATMGTINFIFMVAILLYTMFFFLIDGDRLLKKILFYMPLDDKDERRLLNRFTSVTRATIKGTAIIGLVQGGASGIAFAVVGIHSSVFWGAVMTVLSIIPAVGTALIWIPAAVWLFAQGAWFKAGALIVFCGVIVGSADNLLRPRLVGKDTEMHDLLILFSTLGGIAMFGIIGIIIGPIIAALFVTIWDIYGVVFKDILPKVGP, translated from the coding sequence ATGAATCAAGACCTGATCCATCCTTTATTTTTATTATCACTGGTGTTTTTCATTTCAGCTGTTTTTCTTGTAATGATAAAGTCTTTTCTCATGGCCATTTTGCTGGCCGGAATATTTTCAGCCCTGACCTACCCCTTGTATGAGCGGCTTAACAAATGGCTGAAAGGAAGACAGGCTGCAGCATCCGGGATTACCATCATGATTATCATCCTGATCGTTCTTCTTCCCTTAAGTGGCCTTTTAGGCATTGTCACCAGTCAGGCCATCAAGGTGGGGCAGGCAGCTACACCCTGGGTCCAGAAACAATTGTCTTCACCCCTAGCCATTTCCCAGTGGCTGGAAGATCTGCCTTTTTATGAACAGGTAGAACCCTACAGGGAAACCATCTACATCAAGGCCGGAGAACTGGTGGGCGCCGCAAGTCAGTTTTTTGTCAACGGGCTTCAAACCGCGACCATGGGCACAATCAATTTTATATTTATGGTGGCAATTCTTTTGTATACGATGTTCTTTTTTCTTATAGACGGGGACAGGCTGTTAAAGAAAATTTTATTTTACATGCCCCTGGACGATAAGGATGAAAGACGGCTTCTTAACAGATTTACCTCTGTAACTCGCGCTACGATCAAGGGAACCGCCATCATCGGTCTTGTTCAGGGCGGGGCATCCGGCATCGCGTTTGCCGTGGTCGGCATCCACAGTTCGGTTTTCTGGGGTGCTGTCATGACGGTGTTGTCCATTATACCGGCCGTTGGGACGGCTTTGATATGGATTCCGGCGGCGGTTTGGCTATTCGCCCAGGGCGCATGGTTCAAGGCCGGTGCTCTTATCGTCTTCTGCGGGGTGATCGTGGGAAGTGCTGACAATCTTCTGCGGCCCCGGCTTGTGGGCAAAGACACGGAGATGCACGATCTTTTAATTTTATTTTCCACCCTTGGCGGCATTGCCATGTTCGGTATTATCGGCATTATCATCGGTCCTATTATTGCCGCATTGTTTGTCACTATCTGGGATATTTACGGTGTTGTTTTTAAGGATATACTGCCCAAGGTTGGGCCGTAA
- a CDS encoding ARMT1-like domain-containing protein produces MRHECYFCHIKTIEKLIDKFKPDEKVAEHFIFSIHKLIESNWELSNPKMATEIHRMARIHLSNTNLYAEEKLKANDILLKEYPYWETIVNDSEDPFFTAAKLSVIGNIIDYGAQSVNDDISNQIESFFQKNLKVDMTADLKNEIRKAENILYLGDNCGEIVFDKLFIETMNHKNITFAVRGKPVINDATLEDANQIGINNVCRVIPNGFDAPSTLIEFCSDEFVEEYNNADLIISKGQGNFEGLMESCHPNTFFLLIAKCCPIASLLGVDKNDMVISKLA; encoded by the coding sequence ATGAGACACGAATGCTATTTTTGTCATATAAAGACAATTGAAAAACTAATTGATAAATTTAAACCTGATGAAAAAGTTGCAGAACATTTCATTTTTTCAATCCATAAACTGATTGAATCTAATTGGGAACTTTCAAATCCCAAAATGGCAACGGAAATTCACCGCATGGCCAGGATTCATCTTAGCAATACAAACCTGTATGCCGAAGAAAAATTAAAGGCCAATGATATTCTTCTGAAAGAATACCCATATTGGGAGACCATAGTTAATGATAGTGAAGATCCTTTTTTCACAGCGGCGAAACTTTCGGTTATCGGCAATATAATTGATTATGGCGCACAAAGTGTTAATGACGACATATCGAATCAAATTGAATCTTTTTTCCAAAAAAATTTAAAAGTTGATATGACGGCAGACTTAAAAAATGAAATCCGTAAAGCTGAAAATATTTTGTACTTAGGCGATAATTGCGGCGAAATAGTTTTTGATAAATTATTTATTGAAACAATGAATCATAAAAATATTACGTTTGCTGTAAGGGGAAAACCTGTAATCAACGACGCAACACTTGAAGATGCAAATCAAATAGGCATTAACAACGTTTGCAGGGTTATTCCTAATGGTTTTGATGCGCCTTCAACACTTATTGAATTTTGTTCAGACGAATTTGTAGAAGAATATAATAATGCCGATCTTATCATATCGAAAGGGCAGGGGAATTTTGAAGGTCTTATGGAAAGTTGTCATCCAAATACTTTTTTTCTCTTAATCGCAAAATGCTGCCCAATAGCAAGTTTGCTGGGTGTTGATAAAAATGATATGGTGATTTCAAAGTTAGCTTGA
- a CDS encoding 4Fe-4S binding protein, giving the protein MPWIKKESCTGCGICVDECPAGAICLEEDIAVINNDKCIRCGICHDVCPEDAARHDGERIPDEVQSNIAYAKKLLAHEHYGNDKAEQRQLIERLKRFFTKNKKVAEKTIEQLEVLKNTEYL; this is encoded by the coding sequence ATGCCATGGATAAAGAAAGAATCGTGCACGGGATGCGGAATATGCGTTGATGAATGCCCTGCCGGGGCAATTTGTTTGGAAGAAGATATTGCGGTTATAAACAATGACAAATGTATCCGATGTGGAATTTGTCACGATGTATGCCCGGAGGATGCAGCTCGTCATGACGGAGAGCGAATCCCTGACGAAGTGCAATCAAATATAGCTTACGCTAAAAAATTATTAGCGCATGAACATTATGGCAATGATAAAGCAGAGCAAAGGCAGCTTATCGAACGTTTAAAACGCTTTTTTACTAAAAATAAAAAAGTGGCGGAAAAGACCATTGAGCAGCTTGAAGTTCTGAAGAACACCGAATACTTATAA
- a CDS encoding glycerate kinase: MTSSQPFSDLKAIYQAAIKRVDPYAMVQSRVTLDNNTLNIRLDNQNMRLSLDKFEKIYVLGAGKATAPMARAIEEILGPKLHGGLISVKKGHTDTLNKIEIIEAGHPVPDGNSALAAQQIIDIAAKGNEATLFINLISGGGSALLACPGEYRGASITLADKQKTTELLLACGADINEINKVRKQLSGIKGGKLARHMYPATSVSLILSDVVGDDLSAIASGPTAPDVTTFAQALGIVKKYELSSRLPARVANMLESGALQKTDKGQVSDDKIFSKVHNILLGNNLSALNAARQKAESLGYNTLVLSSRITGEAREIARVFSGMAQDIALGNLPPQRPACVLAGGETTVTIKGNGKGGRNQEMALSFLQELDAGPAGIENIFFLSGATDGNDGPTDAAGAFASQAVLESGKKARLDINEYLGRNDSYTYFDKAGHLFKPGPTNTNVCDLQILIINSV, encoded by the coding sequence ATGACTTCTTCACAACCCTTTTCTGATCTGAAAGCCATATACCAGGCAGCAATCAAACGGGTGGACCCGTATGCCATGGTGCAGTCAAGGGTAACCCTGGACAACAACACCCTTAATATCCGTCTTGACAACCAAAACATGCGCTTGTCTTTGGACAAATTTGAGAAGATATATGTGCTTGGCGCAGGCAAGGCCACAGCACCCATGGCAAGGGCAATAGAAGAAATCCTTGGGCCAAAACTTCATGGTGGGCTAATTTCAGTTAAAAAAGGACACACCGACACCTTAAACAAAATTGAAATCATTGAAGCAGGCCACCCGGTCCCGGATGGGAACAGCGCTTTGGCCGCCCAGCAGATCATTGATATCGCAGCAAAAGGAAATGAAGCGACCCTGTTCATCAATCTGATTTCCGGAGGCGGGTCCGCTCTCCTGGCCTGTCCGGGGGAATACCGGGGTGCATCCATCACCCTTGCAGACAAACAGAAAACCACTGAACTTCTGCTGGCTTGCGGGGCCGATATTAACGAAATTAACAAAGTGCGAAAACAGCTGTCCGGCATCAAGGGTGGAAAACTTGCCCGGCACATGTACCCTGCCACCTCCGTGAGCCTGATCCTTTCCGATGTGGTAGGCGATGACCTTAGCGCCATTGCTTCGGGTCCCACAGCACCGGATGTCACCACCTTTGCCCAGGCCCTTGGCATTGTAAAAAAATATGAATTGTCGTCCAGACTGCCGGCAAGGGTGGCAAACATGCTTGAATCCGGTGCGCTGCAAAAGACAGACAAAGGCCAAGTCAGTGATGATAAAATTTTTTCAAAGGTTCATAACATTCTTTTGGGCAATAATCTGTCTGCCTTGAATGCAGCCAGGCAAAAGGCGGAAAGCCTTGGTTACAACACCCTGGTGTTAAGTTCCCGGATCACCGGCGAAGCCCGGGAAATTGCCCGGGTCTTTTCCGGCATGGCTCAGGATATCGCATTAGGCAACCTGCCCCCCCAACGTCCGGCCTGCGTACTTGCCGGCGGAGAAACCACGGTGACCATAAAGGGGAACGGTAAAGGCGGCCGGAATCAGGAAATGGCTTTGTCCTTTCTCCAGGAGCTTGACGCCGGCCCTGCCGGGATCGAAAACATCTTTTTTCTTTCCGGTGCCACAGACGGCAATGACGGCCCCACGGATGCGGCCGGGGCATTTGCATCCCAGGCTGTTCTGGAATCAGGAAAAAAGGCGAGGCTGGATATCAATGAATACCTGGGCAGAAATGATTCATACACCTACTTTGATAAGGCCGGACATCTGTTCAAACCCGGCCCCACCAACACCAATGTATGTGACCTTCAAATCCTTATTATCAATAGTGTTTGA